A DNA window from Helianthus annuus cultivar XRQ/B chromosome 15, HanXRQr2.0-SUNRISE, whole genome shotgun sequence contains the following coding sequences:
- the LOC110878492 gene encoding LEC14B protein isoform X2, with translation METRVAMETCIVVGNNNRAFGFESGWFKTSKHCIYTNLQNIPKGSQIKIYNAEMGWKLHKKIVAESFNWTVTDTSISPDKRFLIYSTLSPIVNIVNIGSAGTESHANVTDIHEGLEFAADDEEGYAFGIFSVKFSSDGRELVAGSSDDSIYVYDIEAKRFSLRIQAHTSDVNSVCFADEASNLIYSGSDDNLCKVWDRRSIRSKGKPVGILTGHLEGITHLDSRNDGRYFISNGKDQTIKLWDIRKMSSNAARAPISRNYEWDYRWMDYLLRARDVKHPSDQSVATYKGHSVLRTLIRCYFSPEYSTGQRYIYTGSHDSCVYVYDLVTGARVARLVHHKSTVRDCSWHPYYPMLVSSSFDGDIAKWEFPGNGENPIPVNNSRPRRQYYD, from the exons ATGGAAACGCGAGTTGCGATGGAAACGTGCATTGTGGTGGGAAATAACAATCGGGCGTTCGGTTTTGAAAGTGGATGGTTTAAAACATCAAAACATTGTATATACACGAACTTGCAAAACATCCCGAAG GGAAGTCAGATTAAAATTTATAATGCTGAAATGGGGTGGAAACTTCACAAGAAAATTGTTGCTGAAAGCTTTAATTGGACGGTTACTGACACATCTATTTCACCAGATAAACGTTTCCTG ATTTATTCAACTTTGTCTCCTATAGTCAACATTGTAAATATTGGATCTGCTGGAACAGAGTCTCATGCAAATGTCACG GACATACACGAAGGGCTAGAATTTGCAGCTGATGATGAAGAAGGATATGCATTTGGAATTTTTTCTGTAAAATTTTCTAGTGATGGTAGAGAACTTGTAGCCGGAAGTAGTGATGATTCAATTTATGTTTATGATATTGAAGCAAAAAGATTTTCCCTTCGAATTCAAGCGCATACG TCAGATGTAAACAGTGTATGCTTTGCTGATGAAGCCAGCAATCTGATATATTCTGGGAGTGATGATAATCTCTGTAAG GTTTGGGACAGACGTTCCATCAGATCAAAAGGAAAGCCAGTTGGAATCCTCACGGGGCATCTAGAAGGAATTACACATCTTGATAGCCGTAATGATGGTCGTTATTTCATTTCAAATGGAAAAGATCAGACTATTAAGCTTTGGGATATCAGAAAAATGTCCTCTAATGCGGCTCG cgcTCCTATATCCAGGAACTATGAATGGGACTACAGATGGATGGACTATCTACTTAGGGCACGAGATGTAAAGCATCCATCTGACCAGTCCGTTGCTACATACAAAGGTCATTCAGTATTGCGTACACTCATACGCTGCTATTTTTCACCAGAATATAG CACTGGCCAAAGGTATATTTATACTGGATCTCATGATTCTTGTGTGTATGTTTATGATTTG GTTACTGGGGCCCGGGTTGCAAGACTTGTGCACCATAAGTCAACCGTGCGGGACTGCAGCTGGCACCCTTACTATCCAATGCTCGTCAGTTCTTCGTTTGATGGAGATATCGCAAAGTGGGAATTTCCTGGAAACGGAGAGAACCCGATTCCCGTGAATAACAGTAGGCCTCGACGACAATATTATGATTAA